One stretch of Pseudomonas fragi DNA includes these proteins:
- the rho gene encoding transcription termination factor Rho: MNLTELKQKPITELLELAEQMGIENMARSRKQDVIFSLLKKHAKSGEEISGDGVLEILQDGFGFLRSADASYLAGPDDIYVSPSQIRRFNLRTGDTIVGKIRPPKEGERYFALLKVDTINYDRPENAKNKILFENLTPLFPTVRMKMEIGNGSTEDLTGRVIDLCAPIGKGQRGLIVAPPKAGKTIMLQNIASNISRNNPEVHLIVLLIDERPEEVTEMQRTVRGEVVASTFDEPPTRHVQVAEMVIEKAKRLVEHKKDVVILLDSITRLARAYNTVIPSSGKVLTGGVDAHALEKPKRFFGAARNIEEGGSLTIIATALVETGSKMDEVIYEEFKGTGNMELPLDRKIAEKRVFPAININRSGTRREELLTADDELQRMWILRKLLHPMDEVAAIEFLVDKLKQTKTNDEFFLSMKRK; encoded by the coding sequence ATGAACCTGACTGAACTCAAGCAAAAGCCGATTACCGAACTGCTCGAATTGGCCGAACAGATGGGCATAGAAAATATGGCCCGTTCGCGCAAGCAGGACGTGATTTTCTCCCTGCTCAAGAAGCACGCGAAAAGCGGCGAGGAAATCTCCGGTGATGGCGTGCTGGAGATTCTCCAGGACGGCTTCGGCTTCCTGCGCTCCGCTGACGCTTCTTACCTGGCCGGCCCGGACGATATCTACGTCTCGCCTAGCCAGATTCGACGCTTCAACTTGCGCACCGGCGATACCATCGTCGGTAAAATCCGCCCGCCAAAAGAAGGCGAGCGTTACTTCGCACTGCTGAAAGTCGACACGATCAACTACGATCGTCCCGAGAACGCGAAAAACAAGATTCTCTTCGAGAACTTGACCCCGCTGTTCCCGACTGTACGCATGAAGATGGAAATCGGTAACGGTTCCACCGAAGACCTGACCGGTCGTGTGATCGACCTCTGCGCTCCGATCGGTAAAGGTCAGCGCGGTCTGATCGTTGCTCCGCCAAAAGCGGGCAAGACCATCATGCTGCAGAACATCGCGTCGAACATTTCGCGTAACAACCCTGAAGTGCACCTGATCGTTCTGCTGATCGACGAGCGCCCGGAAGAAGTAACCGAAATGCAGCGCACCGTGCGCGGCGAAGTGGTTGCCTCCACGTTCGACGAGCCGCCAACTCGCCACGTGCAGGTTGCCGAAATGGTGATCGAGAAGGCCAAGCGCCTGGTCGAACACAAAAAGGACGTGGTGATCCTGCTCGACTCCATCACCCGTCTGGCTCGTGCCTACAACACCGTTATCCCTAGCTCCGGCAAGGTGCTGACCGGTGGTGTCGATGCTCACGCCCTTGAGAAGCCAAAGCGTTTCTTCGGTGCTGCGCGTAACATCGAAGAAGGCGGTTCGCTGACCATCATCGCTACCGCGCTGGTTGAAACCGGCTCGAAGATGGATGAAGTGATCTACGAAGAGTTCAAGGGCACCGGTAACATGGAACTGCCTCTGGACCGCAAGATCGCTGAAAAGCGCGTCTTCCCTGCGATCAACATCAACCGTTCCGGCACCCGCCGCGAAGAGTTGCTGACTGCAGACGACGAGCTGCAACGCATGTGGATCCTGCGCAAGCTGTTGCACCCGATGGACGAAGTGGCAGCCATCGAGTTCCTGGTCGACAAGTTGAAACAGACCAAGACCAACGATGAGTTCTTCCTGTCGATGAAACGCAAGTAA
- the trxA gene encoding thioredoxin TrxA — protein sequence MSSDLIKHVTDASFEADVLKAEGAVLVDYWAEWCGPCKMIAPVLDEIAETYKGKLTVAKLNIDENQETPAKHGVRGIPTLMLFKNGNVEATKVGALSKSQLAAFLDANI from the coding sequence ATGAGCAGCGATCTTATTAAACACGTCACCGACGCTAGCTTTGAGGCCGATGTTCTCAAGGCTGAAGGCGCTGTACTGGTCGACTACTGGGCTGAATGGTGTGGCCCTTGCAAAATGATCGCGCCGGTTCTGGACGAGATCGCAGAGACTTACAAAGGCAAGCTGACTGTTGCCAAGCTGAACATTGATGAAAACCAGGAAACCCCGGCCAAGCACGGCGTACGCGGTATTCCTACGCTGATGCTGTTCAAGAACGGCAACGTTGAAGCCACCAAGGTCGGTGCGCTGTCGAAGTCGCAGTTGGCTGCATTCCTCGACGCCAATATCTAA